In one window of candidate division KSB1 bacterium DNA:
- a CDS encoding Fe-S-containing hydro-lyase — MASEFKHISTPLTDEVVEGLSAGDNVLLSGVIYTARDAAHKRLVELLDKGEELPFDLRGQVIYYVGPTPARPGKVIGAAGPTTSGRMNPYAPRLLAAGQKGIIGKGEMDRAVQEALERYKAVYFAAIGGAGALIAQCVVSSELVAYEDLGPEAIRRLVVRDLPLTVAQDCHGGNLYQEGRRRYQLA; from the coding sequence ATGGCGTCCGAATTCAAGCACATCAGCACCCCGCTGACAGACGAAGTGGTCGAGGGCCTTTCGGCTGGAGATAATGTCTTGCTGAGCGGCGTGATCTACACGGCCCGCGATGCTGCCCACAAGCGCCTTGTAGAGCTGCTGGACAAAGGCGAGGAGCTCCCCTTTGACCTTCGTGGTCAGGTCATCTACTACGTCGGGCCGACACCTGCCCGACCGGGCAAGGTGATCGGTGCGGCGGGGCCCACGACCAGCGGCCGAATGAACCCCTACGCACCTCGCCTCCTCGCCGCGGGGCAGAAGGGGATCATCGGAAAAGGGGAAATGGATCGGGCGGTGCAGGAGGCTCTGGAGCGGTACAAGGCCGTCTATTTCGCCGCGATCGGTGGGGCCGGTGCGCTCATCGCCCAGTGCGTGGTCTCCTCGGAGCTGGTGGCCTACGAGGACCTGGGACCGGAGGCGATCCGTAGGCTTGTGGTCCGGGATCTTCCCCTGACGGTGGCCCAGGATTGCCACGGGGGGAATCTCTACCAGGAAGGCCGACGTCGCTACCAGCTTGCGTAG
- the rpmA gene encoding 50S ribosomal protein L27 yields the protein MAHKKGVGSSRNGRDSNPKMLGVKRYDGQFVRAGSILVRQRGTKIHPGRNVGIGGDDTLFALVDGYVKFQTKGRNKKVVNVLN from the coding sequence ATGGCACATAAAAAAGGGGTAGGAAGCTCACGGAACGGCCGCGACAGCAATCCCAAGATGCTGGGCGTGAAGCGGTACGATGGGCAGTTTGTGCGCGCCGGAAGCATCCTGGTCCGCCAAAGGGGCACCAAAATCCATCCGGGGCGCAACGTGGGGATTGGCGGCGACGACACCCTGTTCGCCCTCGTCGATGGCTACGTAAAGTTTCAGACGAAGGGCCGCAATAAGAAAGTGGTGAACGTACTCAACTGA
- a CDS encoding ABC transporter ATP-binding protein → MAGKSVVQVEHLRKTYGPRVAVDDVSFEVYEGEIFGLVGPNGAGKTTTIECVEGMRRPDDGHLRVLGLDPRRDGYILRSRIGIQLQESALHPRIRVWEALDLFAAFYPRSVNWEALIDQLGLTSLRNCVFAKLSGGEKRRLSIALALVNDPELVFLDELTTGLDPQARRTAWDLVREIRNQGKTVFLTTHFMEEAERLCDRVAIIDRGRLVAIDTPENLVRTLGAEQRMIFHVGGPFQPEQLRQLPGVSRVELMGERVIVYGQTPEFVSAVVGALSQNGVPFRDLRTEQPTLEDVFLFLTGHEAQDQ, encoded by the coding sequence GTGGCGGGAAAGTCCGTTGTGCAGGTCGAGCATCTGCGCAAGACGTACGGGCCAAGAGTCGCAGTGGACGACGTCTCTTTCGAAGTCTACGAGGGGGAAATCTTCGGCCTGGTTGGCCCCAACGGGGCCGGAAAAACTACGACTATCGAATGCGTCGAGGGGATGCGCCGGCCCGACGACGGGCACCTGCGGGTGCTCGGCCTGGATCCTCGGCGCGACGGATACATTCTCCGTTCCCGCATTGGAATTCAGCTGCAGGAGTCAGCCCTGCACCCCCGCATCCGGGTATGGGAAGCCCTGGATCTTTTCGCCGCGTTTTACCCGCGCTCGGTAAACTGGGAGGCTCTCATCGACCAGCTGGGTCTGACCAGCCTGCGCAACTGCGTATTTGCAAAACTCTCCGGAGGAGAGAAGCGGCGGCTGTCAATTGCACTGGCGCTCGTTAATGACCCGGAGCTCGTCTTCCTGGATGAGCTCACCACGGGGCTTGACCCGCAGGCCCGGCGAACGGCGTGGGATCTCGTTCGAGAGATCCGCAATCAAGGCAAGACGGTATTCCTCACCACGCACTTCATGGAAGAGGCAGAACGCTTGTGTGATCGGGTAGCCATCATCGACCGGGGCCGCCTCGTTGCCATCGACACCCCCGAAAATTTGGTGCGTACCCTGGGTGCCGAGCAGCGAATGATCTTTCACGTGGGGGGACCTTTCCAACCGGAGCAACTCCGGCAGTTGCCAGGCGTCTCCCGGGTGGAACTGATGGGCGAACGGGTCATCGTCTACGGCCAGACACCCGAATTTGTCAGCGCGGTGGTGGGGGCTCTTTCGCAAAATGGGGTACCGTTCCGCGACCTTCGCACGGAGCAGCCGACACTGGAGGACGTTTTTCTCTTCCTGACAGGTCATGAGGCGCAAGACCAATAG
- a CDS encoding PAS domain S-box protein — METSIRPWERGKLLFLGGVGILGLIVALWWGLSYPSIESERIRWSDVVFELCVLLFLAAGLVAWLQAMPDSRPLAIPLGLAIMVVGAVANVTDEFRRLPPFLQDLDRYVHLIGFAILAVGLFMDRQEKLRLFEENRKATEEIRASEARYRALLDNSLVGVYLIEDGRFRYVNQEFCRIFGYSKEEIENRLGPLDLTAPEWHPAVKMELEKRISGEKLSSRYSFKAVRKDGSLIDVEVHGSRLEYGGRIWIHGVIVDLTEKRRAEEEKRFVEAQLAQAQRMEAIGTLASGIAHDFNNLLTTVLGNVCLLRSSADLSADLRGALEAIETAGRKASELTRRLLALAKGDSGKRQAMVLGDAVREIVELARRTFPKNIRVESYVAPDLPPIEGNPAEIEQCLLNLCINARDAMPEGGTLRVRAAGVQRDELGPAGLLLPERKRYAEILVEDTGIGMSEEVREHIFEPFFTSKDGKGGTGLGLAIVFKIVRDHDGWICADSAPGKGTRFRVLLPGIG; from the coding sequence GTGGAGACCTCAATTCGTCCTTGGGAGCGGGGGAAGCTTCTCTTCCTTGGTGGAGTCGGAATTCTCGGGCTTATTGTTGCGCTCTGGTGGGGCCTTTCTTACCCATCCATCGAATCCGAACGGATACGCTGGTCAGATGTGGTCTTCGAGCTATGTGTGCTCCTCTTTCTGGCAGCCGGTTTGGTCGCCTGGCTTCAGGCCATGCCCGATTCCCGCCCGTTGGCCATTCCGCTGGGCCTGGCGATAATGGTCGTCGGCGCTGTCGCAAACGTCACGGACGAATTTCGCAGGTTGCCCCCCTTCCTCCAGGATCTCGATCGGTATGTGCATCTGATCGGATTCGCAATCCTCGCGGTCGGGCTTTTCATGGATCGCCAAGAGAAGTTGCGTCTATTCGAGGAGAACAGGAAGGCCACAGAAGAGATTCGGGCCAGTGAGGCACGTTATCGAGCTCTCCTCGACAATTCCCTGGTCGGGGTCTATCTGATCGAGGACGGCAGGTTCCGATACGTCAATCAAGAGTTCTGCCGGATCTTCGGCTACTCCAAGGAAGAGATCGAGAATCGCCTTGGGCCTCTTGACCTCACTGCCCCTGAGTGGCACCCGGCCGTCAAGATGGAGCTGGAAAAGCGAATCTCGGGCGAAAAGCTCTCTTCTCGCTACAGCTTCAAGGCGGTGAGGAAAGACGGGAGCCTAATCGATGTGGAGGTACACGGCTCGCGGTTAGAGTACGGAGGCCGAATCTGGATCCACGGCGTCATTGTAGATCTGACGGAGAAACGGCGCGCGGAGGAGGAGAAGCGGTTTGTGGAAGCCCAATTGGCCCAGGCGCAGAGGATGGAGGCCATAGGGACTCTGGCCAGCGGTATCGCCCATGACTTCAATAACCTTCTGACCACAGTTCTGGGGAACGTGTGTCTCTTACGCTCCTCGGCAGATCTTTCGGCGGATTTGCGGGGGGCCCTCGAGGCCATCGAGACCGCCGGGCGGAAGGCCTCCGAGCTGACCCGCAGGCTCCTCGCCCTGGCCAAGGGGGACAGCGGCAAGCGTCAAGCCATGGTTCTGGGCGATGCCGTTCGGGAGATTGTGGAACTTGCGCGCAGAACCTTCCCCAAAAATATCCGCGTGGAGTCCTACGTGGCCCCGGATCTTCCTCCTATCGAAGGGAATCCCGCCGAGATCGAACAGTGCCTCCTGAATCTCTGTATCAATGCCCGGGATGCAATGCCTGAGGGCGGGACCCTTAGGGTTCGGGCCGCTGGCGTGCAACGCGACGAGCTTGGGCCAGCTGGACTCCTCCTGCCGGAGCGGAAACGCTACGCCGAGATCTTGGTTGAGGATACGGGGATCGGAATGAGTGAGGAGGTACGTGAACACATCTTTGAGCCCTTCTTTACCAGCAAGGACGGGAAAGGGGGAACGGGGCTCGGCCTCGCCATCGTATTCAAAATCGTGAGAGACCATGACGGCTGGATCTGCGCGGACAGCGCCCCCGGCAAGGGGACGCGATTCCGCGTCCTCCTCCCGGGGATAGGTTAA
- a CDS encoding succinate dehydrogenase iron-sulfur subunit gives MDREREQTAQSFGEEVVKVVRFRVQRFRPEEGKAYVQEFQVPVYRGMTVLDGLHYVRDNLDSTLAYRFSCRMGVCGSCGMFINGFPRLACQTQILELGSDTVDVRPMPNYPVVKDLVPDLGPLFEKHRTVRPYVIRDPRELEQPTGEFLQKPEELEEFLQFTYCIKCGLCLTACPTVATDPQYLGPQALAQAYRYCKDTRDAGMDERLKVAAGTEGPWRCHLAGACSEACPKGVDPALGIQLLKRLALLRRWRLKKPHRPAPLAGERTGVSRRPGIPEPPPPTVESEGSASS, from the coding sequence ATGGATCGCGAGAGGGAGCAAACGGCTCAGAGCTTCGGCGAAGAAGTGGTGAAAGTCGTTCGGTTCCGGGTGCAGCGCTTCCGGCCTGAAGAGGGGAAAGCCTACGTACAGGAATTCCAGGTCCCCGTCTATCGGGGCATGACAGTGCTCGATGGTTTACATTACGTCCGGGATAATCTGGATTCCACGCTGGCCTATCGCTTCAGCTGCCGGATGGGTGTGTGTGGATCCTGCGGGATGTTCATCAATGGCTTTCCTCGCCTGGCCTGCCAAACCCAGATCCTGGAGCTCGGTTCCGACACCGTGGACGTGCGGCCGATGCCGAACTATCCCGTGGTGAAGGACCTGGTCCCGGATCTTGGGCCCCTCTTTGAGAAGCATCGTACCGTTCGCCCGTACGTGATCCGCGACCCACGCGAGCTGGAGCAGCCGACGGGCGAATTCCTCCAGAAGCCTGAGGAGCTGGAGGAATTCCTCCAGTTCACCTACTGCATCAAGTGTGGGTTGTGCCTGACCGCCTGTCCTACCGTGGCCACAGATCCTCAGTACCTCGGGCCGCAGGCTTTGGCTCAGGCCTATCGCTACTGCAAGGACACGCGTGATGCGGGAATGGACGAGAGGCTGAAGGTGGCCGCCGGCACGGAGGGACCGTGGCGTTGTCATCTGGCAGGGGCTTGCTCCGAGGCTTGTCCGAAAGGGGTGGATCCCGCCCTCGGCATTCAATTGCTCAAGCGACTGGCCCTCCTCCGACGCTGGAGGCTCAAGAAACCCCACCGACCGGCGCCCCTGGCGGGGGAGCGCACGGGTGTTTCCCGGCGCCCCGGCATTCCTGAGCCACCGCCGCCCACGGTGGAGTCCGAAGGAAGCGCGTCGTCTTGA
- the mdh gene encoding malate dehydrogenase, whose product MGRKKIALIGGGQIGGIAALLLAQKELGDVVILDIPEKENFVKGKALDIQESTPIGNYDCKLTATSKYEDVAGADVTIITAGVPRKPGMSREDLLEVNLKIISDVAANLKRVAPEAFHIVLTNPLDSMVYAFKKLTGFPKQKVVGMAGVLDTARFRAFVAMELGVSVEDVAATVLGGHGPTMVPLPRLCTVGGIPLTELLPKEKIDAIVQRTRDAGTEIVKLLGDGSAYFSPAASAVEMAEAYLKDKKRVMACAAYLEGEYGIHGYYIGVPVIIGAGGVEKVLEVKLTDEERAMLMNSLEAVKKAVAETKL is encoded by the coding sequence ATGGGACGAAAGAAGATTGCACTCATCGGCGGTGGCCAGATCGGCGGCATCGCGGCACTGCTGCTCGCCCAGAAAGAACTCGGCGACGTGGTCATCCTCGACATCCCGGAGAAGGAGAACTTTGTCAAAGGCAAGGCGCTGGACATTCAGGAGTCCACGCCCATCGGCAACTACGATTGCAAGCTGACCGCCACCTCGAAGTACGAGGACGTGGCGGGCGCGGATGTCACCATCATCACCGCGGGAGTACCACGAAAGCCGGGCATGTCGCGCGAAGACCTGCTCGAAGTTAACCTCAAGATCATCTCCGATGTGGCGGCCAATCTGAAACGCGTAGCCCCCGAGGCCTTCCACATCGTCCTCACCAACCCCCTTGATTCGATGGTGTACGCCTTCAAGAAGCTGACCGGATTTCCAAAGCAGAAGGTCGTGGGGATGGCGGGGGTGCTGGATACGGCCCGCTTTCGGGCCTTCGTGGCCATGGAGCTCGGCGTCTCGGTGGAGGATGTGGCGGCGACGGTCCTCGGTGGCCACGGGCCCACGATGGTGCCGCTCCCCCGTCTGTGCACGGTCGGTGGAATCCCCCTGACGGAGCTTCTCCCTAAGGAGAAGATCGACGCCATCGTGCAGCGGACGCGCGATGCCGGGACCGAGATCGTCAAGCTTCTCGGCGACGGAAGCGCCTACTTCTCGCCTGCGGCAAGCGCCGTGGAGATGGCCGAAGCGTATCTCAAGGATAAGAAGAGGGTCATGGCCTGCGCCGCCTATCTGGAAGGCGAGTACGGCATCCACGGCTACTACATCGGCGTGCCGGTAATCATCGGCGCAGGCGGCGTGGAAAAGGTCCTGGAGGTCAAGCTCACGGACGAAGAACGGGCCATGCTGATGAACTCGTTAGAGGCTGTCAAGAAGGCCGTGGCGGAAACCAAGCTCTGA
- a CDS encoding cytochrome c family protein: MRNAVRASWLPIAVIPALASLLWLGAWGQSRKELIKFSHRKHVREVGAECNVCHAEAAESKESSDRLLPTMEQCGSCHDVTDEKQCLLCHVSQDRLEALANPVRSFRFSHATHVAETRLQCLACHKGIDEVDLGDGKKIPPRESCNVCHNGTLVSQECQLCHVGEVEILPLDHASDWAHEHMVRLRAGGEKDCAHCHQNRECQDCHEAVDLVTAKVLPTEYFASFRPASGQTPLVLSRVHDLNYRFWHSLEAEGKAEQCQVCHEGNRTCVECHTERSRAGAFLHRPAWHGGPDWGARRGAVGSGGGKHAELAERDIERCAACHDVQGSDPNCLLCHTDFDGVRGTDPRTHGAGFADRFGEGAEFHHDAGAVCFNCHVRARAGEGFCGYCHGKK, encoded by the coding sequence ATGAGGAACGCGGTAAGGGCTTCATGGTTACCGATCGCGGTCATCCCGGCGCTCGCGTCGCTCTTGTGGTTGGGCGCCTGGGGCCAGAGCAGGAAGGAACTCATTAAGTTTTCCCATAGGAAGCACGTCCGGGAGGTAGGGGCAGAGTGTAATGTCTGTCACGCCGAGGCAGCGGAGAGCAAGGAGTCCTCCGATCGTCTGCTGCCCACGATGGAACAATGCGGCTCCTGCCACGACGTAACGGACGAGAAGCAGTGCCTCCTCTGCCACGTGTCCCAGGATAGACTGGAGGCCTTGGCCAACCCGGTTCGCTCGTTCCGGTTCAGCCACGCCACCCACGTCGCCGAGACCCGCCTGCAGTGCCTCGCCTGTCACAAAGGGATCGACGAGGTGGATCTTGGCGACGGTAAGAAGATTCCGCCGCGGGAGAGCTGCAACGTTTGTCACAACGGGACCCTCGTCTCGCAGGAGTGCCAGCTGTGTCACGTGGGGGAAGTGGAGATTCTGCCGCTCGATCACGCCTCCGATTGGGCGCACGAACACATGGTACGCCTCCGGGCCGGAGGTGAAAAGGATTGCGCCCACTGCCACCAGAACCGCGAGTGCCAGGACTGCCACGAGGCTGTCGACCTCGTGACGGCTAAGGTTCTGCCGACGGAATACTTCGCAAGCTTCCGACCAGCTTCGGGGCAAACTCCCTTGGTTCTTTCGCGGGTGCACGACCTGAACTACCGCTTTTGGCACTCCCTGGAGGCGGAGGGCAAGGCCGAGCAATGCCAGGTCTGCCACGAGGGGAATCGGACCTGTGTGGAGTGCCACACGGAGCGGAGCCGTGCGGGGGCCTTCCTGCATCGGCCGGCCTGGCACGGCGGGCCCGATTGGGGAGCGCGCCGCGGTGCCGTCGGCTCGGGCGGGGGAAAGCACGCAGAGCTGGCGGAACGCGACATCGAACGTTGTGCGGCCTGCCACGACGTCCAGGGATCCGATCCCAATTGCCTCCTGTGTCACACGGACTTTGACGGGGTGAGGGGTACGGACCCGCGGACGCACGGAGCCGGGTTCGCAGATCGCTTCGGCGAGGGGGCGGAGTTCCATCACGACGCAGGCGCTGTCTGCTTTAACTGCCATGTACGGGCCCGAGCGGGGGAAGGCTTCTGCGGCTATTGCCACGGGAAGAAGTAG
- a CDS encoding succinate dehydrogenase/fumarate reductase flavoprotein subunit, whose product MADVIRHDLIILGSGLAGLRAAVEACRVSGGKVNVALVSKVQLMRAHSVCAEGGTAAVLRPEEGDSFELHAWDTVKGSDFLADQDVVHRFVRSMPEEIFLLDHWGIPWSREPDGRIAQRPFGGHSFPRATFAEDKTGFFEMQTLYDTLLKYDNWKGYSEWFATSILVEDNRFRGLTLIEMATGKFYVMEGKALIIATGGAGTLFGFTTYSQTVTGDGLALAYRAGIPLEDVEFLQFHPTGLIPSGILMTEACRGEGGYLLNNRGERFMAHYAPERMELAPRDVISRAMMTEIEQGRGFKGPRGLDYLHLDLRHLGRQKILERLPLIREVTLKFLGLDPIDEPIPVRPVAHYSMGGVETDIDGKTRVEGIWAAGEVAAVSLHGANRLGTNSTAECLVWGAITGRKAAEYAMQMTEIPRAPEDQVRREQERIFSDLLKREGPENPYRLRQELRDTMVRAAGVFRTGEEMRAGLERVRQIRERFRSISIQDKGSAYNTNLIHALETENLIDVAEVLLAGALAREESRGAHARRDFPKRDDEKWLKHTLAFRTPEGPRLEYKPVVINTWKPVERKY is encoded by the coding sequence ATGGCCGACGTTATCCGACACGATTTGATCATTCTGGGATCGGGGCTGGCAGGATTGCGGGCAGCCGTCGAGGCCTGCCGGGTGAGCGGCGGGAAAGTGAACGTCGCTCTGGTTTCCAAAGTCCAGCTCATGCGGGCCCACTCGGTGTGCGCCGAGGGGGGGACGGCCGCAGTCCTACGCCCGGAGGAGGGCGACAGCTTCGAACTTCACGCCTGGGACACGGTCAAAGGCAGCGACTTTCTTGCCGACCAGGATGTCGTGCACCGCTTCGTGCGCAGCATGCCAGAGGAGATTTTCCTCCTCGATCACTGGGGTATCCCGTGGTCGCGGGAGCCGGACGGCCGAATCGCTCAGCGGCCGTTCGGGGGACATAGCTTCCCGCGAGCCACCTTCGCCGAGGACAAGACCGGCTTCTTTGAGATGCAGACCCTCTACGATACGCTCCTCAAGTACGACAACTGGAAGGGTTACAGCGAGTGGTTCGCGACTTCGATCCTCGTGGAGGACAACCGTTTCCGGGGGCTTACCCTCATTGAGATGGCTACGGGCAAGTTCTACGTGATGGAAGGGAAAGCCCTGATCATTGCCACCGGAGGGGCGGGGACTCTCTTCGGCTTCACGACCTACTCTCAGACAGTGACCGGCGACGGGTTGGCTCTGGCCTATCGAGCTGGGATCCCGCTTGAGGACGTTGAGTTCCTGCAGTTCCATCCCACGGGTCTGATCCCGAGCGGGATCCTGATGACCGAGGCCTGCCGCGGAGAGGGCGGCTACCTGCTCAATAACCGGGGGGAGCGCTTCATGGCCCATTACGCGCCGGAGCGGATGGAGCTTGCCCCCCGCGACGTCATCTCGCGGGCTATGATGACCGAGATCGAGCAGGGTCGCGGCTTCAAGGGGCCGCGAGGACTCGATTACCTCCACCTCGATCTGCGGCATCTGGGCCGGCAAAAGATCCTCGAGAGACTGCCCCTCATCCGCGAGGTGACCCTGAAGTTCCTGGGCCTTGACCCCATTGACGAGCCCATCCCGGTCCGTCCGGTGGCCCACTACTCAATGGGCGGCGTGGAGACGGATATCGACGGTAAGACGCGCGTGGAAGGCATCTGGGCGGCGGGAGAGGTCGCGGCTGTCAGTTTGCACGGTGCCAATCGCCTCGGTACGAATTCGACGGCTGAGTGTCTGGTTTGGGGTGCCATTACGGGGAGGAAGGCTGCCGAGTACGCCATGCAGATGACCGAAATCCCCAGGGCGCCGGAGGACCAGGTGAGGCGAGAGCAGGAGCGTATCTTCAGCGATCTCCTCAAGCGCGAAGGCCCGGAGAACCCGTACCGGCTCCGTCAGGAACTGCGCGATACGATGGTGAGGGCAGCGGGCGTCTTCCGCACGGGCGAGGAAATGCGCGCGGGGCTGGAGCGCGTGCGCCAGATCCGCGAGCGCTTCCGCAGCATCTCGATCCAGGATAAGGGGTCTGCTTACAATACCAACCTCATCCACGCTCTGGAGACCGAAAACCTGATCGACGTGGCCGAGGTGCTCTTGGCCGGGGCCCTGGCAAGGGAGGAATCGCGAGGGGCCCACGCCCGCCGCGACTTCCCAAAGCGCGACGACGAGAAATGGCTCAAGCACACCCTTGCCTTCCGCACGCCAGAAGGCCCCCGCCTGGAGTACAAGCCAGTGGTGATCAACACCTGGAAGCCAGTTGAGCGGAAGTACTGA
- the sdhC gene encoding succinate dehydrogenase, cytochrome b556 subunit has product MNRARTGRLGILGWAYAGRFGVERYAYLLHRITGLGILAYFLLHVFVTSSRALGQGAWESVMGFLNKPVFRFGEFLVYVAFAYHALNGVRLILGELGFTLGRPGRPVYPYPVAHRRQRPLFLALMILSAALIVAGGWDFFVLGH; this is encoded by the coding sequence ATGAACCGTGCAAGGACAGGCCGCCTGGGCATCCTCGGGTGGGCCTACGCCGGACGTTTCGGGGTGGAGCGGTATGCCTATCTCCTCCACCGGATCACCGGCCTGGGGATTCTGGCCTATTTTCTTCTCCACGTCTTCGTCACCTCCTCCCGGGCCCTTGGGCAAGGGGCGTGGGAGTCGGTGATGGGGTTCTTGAACAAGCCGGTCTTCCGGTTTGGGGAGTTTCTCGTCTACGTCGCATTTGCCTACCACGCCCTCAACGGGGTACGGCTGATCCTGGGCGAACTGGGCTTCACGCTCGGACGCCCAGGGCGCCCCGTTTACCCCTACCCCGTGGCACACCGGCGACAACGCCCACTGTTCCTTGCCCTGATGATCCTTTCGGCGGCGCTCATCGTTGCCGGCGGCTGGGACTTTTTCGTTCTGGGCCATTAG
- a CDS encoding fumarate hydratase produces the protein MREVPAEKITAEVARLCIEANYYLGEDVVEGFRRALEQEESPVGKAILERLIENAEIAAKGEYPYCQDTGFAVVFVELGQDVHVVGGSLTEAIHEGVRRGYAEGYLRKSIVKDPLRRVNTGDNTPAVIWTEVVPGDQIRITVAPKGGGSENMSEVRMLKPADGLEGVKRFVLDRVSRSGGDPCPPIIVGVGIGGTFEKCAWLAKKALLRDLGVRNPDPFYAQLEVELLQEVNKLGIGPQGLGGRVTALDVHVEAYPCHIASLPVAVNIQCHAARHKSAVI, from the coding sequence ATGCGCGAGGTTCCAGCCGAGAAGATCACGGCCGAGGTAGCCCGACTATGCATTGAGGCCAATTACTACCTGGGCGAGGACGTGGTGGAAGGCTTCCGGCGGGCGTTGGAGCAAGAAGAATCCCCCGTAGGCAAAGCGATTCTGGAGCGGCTCATCGAAAACGCAGAGATCGCCGCCAAGGGCGAGTACCCCTATTGCCAGGACACCGGCTTTGCCGTCGTCTTTGTGGAGTTAGGGCAGGATGTCCACGTGGTAGGCGGAAGCCTCACGGAGGCGATCCACGAGGGGGTGCGCCGCGGCTACGCCGAAGGCTACCTGCGAAAGTCCATCGTCAAGGATCCCCTGCGACGAGTCAACACGGGCGACAACACCCCCGCGGTCATCTGGACGGAGGTGGTCCCCGGGGATCAGATCCGCATCACTGTAGCACCGAAGGGGGGAGGAAGCGAGAACATGAGCGAGGTACGGATGCTCAAGCCCGCCGACGGGCTCGAGGGCGTTAAGCGCTTCGTACTGGATCGGGTGAGCCGATCGGGGGGTGACCCGTGTCCGCCGATCATTGTGGGGGTAGGGATTGGAGGGACGTTCGAGAAGTGTGCCTGGCTGGCGAAGAAGGCGTTACTGAGGGACCTGGGGGTGCGAAATCCCGATCCGTTCTACGCGCAGCTCGAGGTGGAATTGCTCCAGGAGGTCAACAAACTGGGCATCGGTCCTCAGGGTCTTGGCGGCCGCGTGACCGCTCTGGACGTGCACGTCGAGGCCTATCCGTGCCATATTGCCTCCCTGCCTGTGGCGGTGAATATCCAGTGCCATGCCGCGCGCCACAAATCGGCGGTGATCTGA
- the rplU gene encoding 50S ribosomal protein L21, with amino-acid sequence MYAIVDIAGKQLRVEKGKEYVTPRLPLEPGSEAEFDRVLLLRDEQGLRLGAPAVEGAKVKATVVSHGRAPKIVIFKKKRRKGYKVKRGHRQPYSVIRINEIVA; translated from the coding sequence ATGTATGCGATTGTCGACATTGCCGGTAAGCAGTTGCGGGTCGAGAAAGGGAAAGAATATGTCACCCCCCGGCTGCCCCTCGAGCCTGGGAGTGAAGCGGAGTTCGATCGCGTTCTTCTTCTGAGGGATGAGCAAGGTCTGCGACTGGGTGCACCTGCCGTAGAGGGCGCGAAGGTCAAGGCAACGGTAGTGTCCCACGGTAGGGCGCCGAAGATCGTGATCTTCAAGAAGAAGCGGCGGAAAGGCTATAAGGTGAAGCGTGGTCACCGACAGCCATACTCGGTAATCCGGATTAACGAGATTGTAGCGTGA